Proteins co-encoded in one Halorussus vallis genomic window:
- a CDS encoding SRPBCC domain-containing protein, whose amino-acid sequence MTESTDDEDRSFTINRTIDAPPERVFEAFLDPDDLAVWAPPPGFEAEVEDVEPEEGGTFRIWLEGTTEETEPHSHPFKGTFQELTKPEKIVFTDESMVEQLGEEARYTATVTFEEVPDGTEVTALFEGIPEFGGVDQATARWDAALENLAGRVEE is encoded by the coding sequence ATGACAGAATCCACAGACGACGAAGACCGAAGCTTCACCATCAACCGCACGATCGACGCCCCGCCCGAACGGGTATTCGAAGCGTTCCTCGACCCGGACGACCTCGCCGTCTGGGCGCCCCCGCCGGGGTTCGAAGCCGAGGTCGAGGACGTAGAGCCCGAGGAGGGCGGGACGTTCCGGATATGGCTCGAAGGAACGACCGAGGAGACGGAGCCTCACTCCCATCCGTTCAAAGGCACGTTCCAGGAACTCACGAAGCCCGAGAAGATAGTGTTTACCGACGAGTCGATGGTCGAGCAGTTGGGTGAAGAGGCGAGGTACACGGCTACGGTCACCTTCGAAGAAGTCCCCGACGGGACCGAAGTGACCGCGCTCTTCGAGGGAATCCCCGAATTCGGCGGCGTCGACCAGGCGACCGCCAGATGGGACGCCGCCCTCGAAAACCTCGCCGGTCGGGTGGAGGAATAA
- a CDS encoding ArsR/SmtB family transcription factor, translating to MVERVPEDVELDEIFRALAHPIRRAILEQLADGPEPVSGLAEPHDVSLAAVSKHLHVLEDAGLVEIEKDGRVRRCHLEAAPMSAAFGWLLRYRIFWEDRFDALGDHLENDQP from the coding sequence ATGGTTGAACGAGTGCCGGAAGATGTCGAGTTGGACGAGATCTTCAGAGCGCTCGCTCACCCCATCCGACGAGCGATCCTCGAACAGTTGGCCGATGGTCCGGAACCCGTTAGCGGGTTGGCCGAACCCCACGACGTGTCGCTCGCAGCGGTTTCGAAACACCTGCACGTCCTGGAGGACGCCGGCCTCGTCGAGATCGAAAAAGACGGCCGGGTCCGCCGGTGTCACCTGGAAGCCGCGCCGATGAGCGCCGCGTTCGGCTGGTTGCTCCGGTACCGCATCTTCTGGGAGGACCGCTTCGACGCGCTGGGCGACCATCTCGAAAACGACCAACCATGA
- a CDS encoding asparaginase: protein MLPQVHVVATGGTIASTADEDGATPSLSGEDLVDAVPELGAEASLSVESVSQTPGFDMDFETMAAVGERARAAAEDGAEAVVVTHGTDTLAETAYFLDLTLSLPVPVVVTGAQRRLDEPSSDAPANVLAAVRAATHRRVDEGAFVAFDDELHAARDVRKVHTHKLAAFASPNDGPVATLTRDGLRFHREPRSESVYVPATSTDACVELVVSAAGVDGAQVERAVDAGADGIVVAGTGLGNTTGELGEAVADAIEAGVPAVLTSRCGAGSTGAVYGTPGGGKTLQDAGAIPGGDLAPWKARVKLALALGAVDEEEGADTVREFFAESTG, encoded by the coding sequence ATGCTCCCACAGGTTCACGTCGTCGCCACCGGCGGCACCATCGCCAGCACGGCGGACGAAGACGGCGCGACCCCGTCGCTCTCGGGCGAGGACCTCGTCGACGCGGTCCCCGAACTCGGCGCCGAGGCGAGCCTCTCGGTCGAGTCGGTTTCGCAGACGCCCGGGTTCGACATGGACTTCGAGACGATGGCCGCCGTCGGCGAGCGCGCCCGTGCCGCGGCCGAGGACGGCGCGGAAGCCGTCGTCGTCACCCACGGTACGGACACCCTGGCCGAGACGGCGTACTTCCTGGACCTGACGCTCTCGCTTCCGGTTCCGGTGGTCGTCACGGGCGCTCAGCGTCGGCTCGACGAGCCGAGTTCCGACGCGCCGGCGAACGTGCTGGCGGCGGTCCGCGCGGCGACTCACCGCCGAGTCGACGAGGGCGCCTTCGTCGCGTTCGACGACGAACTCCACGCGGCCCGCGACGTCCGAAAGGTCCACACTCACAAGCTCGCGGCGTTCGCCTCGCCGAACGACGGCCCCGTCGCGACGCTCACCCGCGACGGCCTGCGGTTCCACCGCGAACCGCGGAGCGAGTCTGTCTACGTCCCCGCGACCTCGACCGACGCTTGCGTCGAACTGGTCGTCTCGGCGGCAGGCGTCGACGGCGCTCAGGTCGAGCGCGCCGTCGACGCCGGCGCCGACGGCATCGTGGTCGCGGGCACCGGCCTCGGCAACACCACGGGGGAGTTGGGCGAGGCCGTCGCCGACGCCATCGAAGCGGGCGTCCCCGCGGTCCTGACCTCCCGGTGCGGCGCGGGGTCGACCGGCGCGGTGTACGGCACGCCCGGCGGCGGCAAAACCCTCCAGGACGCGGGCGCGATTCCCGGCGGCGACCTCGCGCCGTGGAAGGCCCGCGTGAAACTCGCGCTTGCGCTAGGAGCGGTGGACGAGGAGGAGGGCGCCGACACCGTGCGCGAGTTCTTCGCAGAATCCACGGGATAG
- the yciH gene encoding stress response translation initiation inhibitor YciH, whose product MGEKDDISSVSGLPDELGIDEDLGRSQQRLTVRTEERTYGKAMTIVEGFDTTSVDTSELGSTLKSKLATGGTVDDGTIELQGDHTERVREILRDEGFEVGR is encoded by the coding sequence ATGGGGGAGAAAGACGACATCAGCTCCGTCTCGGGGCTGCCGGACGAACTTGGAATCGACGAGGACCTCGGGCGCTCCCAGCAGCGCCTGACGGTCCGCACCGAGGAGCGGACCTACGGGAAGGCGATGACCATCGTGGAGGGGTTCGACACCACGTCGGTCGACACCTCGGAACTCGGGTCGACGCTCAAGAGCAAACTCGCCACGGGCGGGACCGTCGACGACGGCACCATCGAACTACAGGGGGACCACACCGAGCGCGTTCGCGAGATTCTCCGCGACGAAGGTTTCGAGGTCGGACGGTAG
- a CDS encoding thiolase C-terminal domain-containing protein has translation MDRVAIIGASMTKFGDRDSWLRELLAQAGRECLEDAGVAPDELEHLYVSNMASGEFEGQTGVPNALAHDLGAMPAYTQRVDQTSASGGAGIYAAWQSVASGASEMTMLVGGEKMTHKTTAEATDIIASLTHPVEYKHGLTLPSFAGLTARRYLHEYDAPRESLAKVAVKNHKNGLDNPHAQFRKEVDVETVMESPIVADPLRLYDFCPITDGSAALLFCPESVAEEVATDYTVVSGIGGATDTHVVHERDDPTVMGAAVESSETAYEMAGSGPDDVDVAELHDMFTILEFLQSEAVGFFEQGEGWKAVEEGVTDRDGELPINTSGGLKSKGHPLGASGVAQAYEIHQQLLGDAGDRQVEAEVGLACNVGGFGNCVTTTILEQP, from the coding sequence ATGGACCGTGTCGCAATCATCGGTGCGTCGATGACCAAGTTCGGCGACCGGGACTCGTGGCTGCGCGAGTTGCTCGCGCAGGCGGGCCGCGAGTGTCTCGAAGACGCCGGCGTCGCACCCGACGAACTCGAACACCTGTACGTCTCGAACATGGCCAGCGGCGAGTTCGAGGGCCAGACGGGCGTCCCGAACGCCCTCGCCCACGACCTCGGCGCGATGCCGGCCTACACCCAGCGCGTCGACCAGACCTCCGCGTCCGGCGGCGCGGGCATCTACGCCGCCTGGCAGTCGGTCGCCTCGGGCGCGTCGGAGATGACCATGCTGGTCGGCGGCGAGAAGATGACCCACAAGACGACCGCGGAGGCGACCGACATCATCGCGTCGCTCACCCATCCGGTCGAGTACAAGCACGGCCTGACCCTGCCGTCGTTCGCGGGACTCACGGCGCGGCGGTACCTCCACGAGTACGACGCCCCGCGCGAGAGCCTGGCGAAGGTCGCGGTGAAGAACCACAAGAACGGCCTCGACAACCCCCACGCGCAGTTCCGCAAGGAGGTCGACGTCGAGACGGTGATGGAGTCGCCCATCGTGGCCGACCCGCTCCGCCTCTACGACTTCTGTCCCATCACGGACGGGAGCGCGGCCCTGCTGTTCTGTCCGGAGTCGGTCGCCGAGGAGGTCGCCACCGACTACACCGTCGTCTCGGGCATCGGCGGCGCGACCGACACCCACGTCGTCCACGAGCGCGACGACCCGACGGTGATGGGCGCGGCGGTCGAGAGTTCGGAGACGGCCTACGAGATGGCCGGCAGCGGCCCCGACGACGTCGACGTGGCGGAACTCCACGACATGTTCACCATCCTGGAGTTCCTCCAGAGCGAGGCCGTCGGCTTCTTCGAGCAGGGCGAGGGCTGGAAGGCGGTCGAGGAGGGCGTCACCGACCGCGACGGCGAGTTGCCCATCAACACCTCCGGCGGCCTCAAGTCGAAGGGCCACCCGCTCGGCGCGAGCGGGGTCGCACAGGCGTACGAGATACACCAGCAGTTGCTCGGCGACGCGGGCGACCGGCAGGTCGAGGCCGAGGTCGGCCTGGCCTGCAACGTCGGCGGGTTCGGCAACTGCGTCACCACCACCATCCTGGAGCAACCATGA
- a CDS encoding Zn-ribbon domain-containing OB-fold protein: MSLEAHRCPNGHLTYPAHPLCPECGEEQEETVDLSDETAEVVTWTTSTATPPGVRQPNSLAIVEFSVADGSVRAIGQLTEDTEVEIGDEVRPVYVEELRDPDAGIREPESQEWDGYRFEAV; encoded by the coding sequence ATGAGTCTGGAAGCACACCGCTGTCCGAACGGCCACCTGACGTACCCCGCACACCCGCTCTGCCCGGAGTGCGGCGAGGAGCAAGAGGAAACGGTCGACCTGAGCGACGAAACCGCGGAGGTCGTGACCTGGACGACCAGCACCGCGACCCCGCCCGGCGTCCGTCAGCCGAACTCGCTCGCCATCGTGGAGTTCTCGGTGGCGGACGGGTCGGTGCGCGCCATCGGGCAACTGACCGAGGATACGGAGGTCGAAATCGGCGACGAGGTTCGGCCCGTGTACGTCGAGGAGTTGCGCGACCCCGATGCAGGGATTCGAGAACCCGAGAGTCAGGAGTGGGACGGGTATCGGTTCGAAGCCGTCTGA